One genomic segment of Vibrio mimicus includes these proteins:
- a CDS encoding phosphopantetheine-binding protein, with amino-acid sequence MEQLHNEIKQLIIDSLNLEDITIDDIETESPLFGDGLGLDSIDALELGLALKKKYNIVIDADDNNTRQHFASVAKLASYVSSQNTL; translated from the coding sequence ATGGAACAGCTACACAACGAAATCAAACAACTCATCATAGACTCACTCAATCTTGAAGATATCACGATTGACGATATTGAAACTGAATCCCCTTTATTTGGTGATGGACTTGGATTGGATTCTATTGATGCGTTAGAGCTTGGTTTGGCACTCAAAAAGAAATACAACATTGTTATTGATGCTGATGATAATAACACTCGTCAACACTTTGCCTCGGTCGCTAAATTGGCAAGTTATGTTTCTTCACAAAACACGCTTTAA
- a CDS encoding AMP-binding protein yields MSQLPQYLSLSALFMVGRTCDHIVAFSAEKEIHWSQFSADVSALGKRIRAHAAQHIALCSSDSYLFAVGFFAIAYSQKSLVLPSNYQPAALTELSSEFDLLLCDQEIAHSISLEHLLIKSDERHPAPDGLAFDINTIDLTLFTSGSSGAPKAIRKTFQQLETEINILQQLFGHNFQPCRFESTVSHQHIYGLLFRLLWPLCAGHPFARFNLEFPEQLITHAGKNVILISSPALLKRLATQYQHAPFAAVFSSGGPLTQEAAHHAYQLFGQWPMEVYGSTETGGIAYRQQFYPTQPWSVFPGISIQLNEEHCLCLLSPHIDPHHWYQTADQCELLNDRQFILKGRTDRVIKLEEKRISLTEVEKRLEQLPWITECAVIPLQDEDRLILASVLVLSPEGEQLATQIGNGKFWLHLRNELRQWLEPIAVPRRFRVASHIPLNSQGKRLSREIEQCFQTPPLSVN; encoded by the coding sequence ATGAGCCAACTTCCACAATATCTTTCTTTGTCAGCACTATTTATGGTTGGTCGAACTTGCGATCATATTGTTGCGTTTAGCGCGGAGAAAGAGATCCATTGGTCGCAATTTTCTGCTGATGTCAGCGCCCTTGGAAAACGCATCCGTGCTCATGCAGCGCAACATATCGCCCTATGTAGCTCTGACAGTTACTTATTTGCCGTGGGATTTTTTGCTATCGCCTACAGCCAAAAATCATTAGTCCTCCCAAGCAACTACCAACCTGCGGCGCTAACGGAGCTAAGCTCGGAATTTGATCTTTTACTGTGCGACCAAGAGATAGCTCACTCCATTTCTCTCGAACATCTGTTGATTAAGTCCGATGAACGGCATCCTGCCCCCGATGGTTTAGCGTTCGATATCAATACCATCGACTTGACCCTATTTACCTCTGGATCCAGTGGTGCACCGAAAGCGATCCGCAAAACATTTCAACAACTCGAGACTGAAATCAACATTCTGCAGCAGTTGTTTGGACATAATTTTCAGCCATGTCGATTTGAAAGTACCGTCTCTCACCAACATATTTACGGCTTACTGTTTCGATTGCTCTGGCCTTTATGTGCTGGCCATCCTTTCGCGCGCTTCAATCTCGAATTTCCAGAACAACTGATTACGCATGCTGGCAAAAATGTCATTTTGATCAGCAGTCCCGCTCTGCTCAAACGTTTAGCCACACAGTACCAGCACGCACCTTTTGCGGCGGTTTTCTCTTCAGGTGGACCGCTGACTCAGGAGGCGGCACATCATGCTTATCAGCTCTTTGGCCAGTGGCCGATGGAGGTGTATGGCAGTACAGAAACAGGGGGCATTGCCTACCGACAACAGTTCTACCCAACTCAACCTTGGTCCGTTTTTCCCGGTATCTCGATACAACTTAATGAAGAGCACTGTTTGTGTTTGCTCTCACCACATATTGACCCACACCACTGGTATCAAACGGCCGACCAATGTGAACTGTTGAATGATCGACAATTTATTCTCAAAGGGCGCACCGATCGCGTCATCAAGTTAGAGGAAAAGCGCATCTCTCTTACTGAAGTGGAAAAACGTCTCGAACAACTGCCATGGATTACAGAATGTGCCGTTATCCCGTTACAAGACGAGGATCGCTTAATTCTGGCTTCAGTGCTGGTTTTGAGCCCAGAAGGGGAACAACTGGCCACACAAATTGGCAACGGAAAATTCTGGTTACACCTACGCAATGAGCTTCGCCAATGGTTAGAGCCGATTGCAGTGCCACGTCGTTTCCGTGTGGCATCGCACATTCCACTCAATAGCCAAGGTAAGCGGCTTAGCAGAGAAATCGAACAATGTTTCCAAACACCACCTTTATCCGTGAATTAA
- a CDS encoding 3-hydroxyacyl-ACP dehydratase yields the protein MAIKRKPTVLSVVINSAETSPTAEATLRLRADHDILDFSGHFSQFPLLPGVTQIDWAIFYAQDILHVPSAFQGMEVIKFQEPILPDAEIALHLKWDAEKLKLHFAYHSERDGQLIAHSSGKVQLANSNQRL from the coding sequence ATGGCTATAAAAAGAAAACCAACGGTGCTCTCTGTTGTCATCAATTCCGCTGAAACATCACCGACTGCGGAAGCCACACTAAGGCTGCGCGCCGATCACGACATTCTGGATTTCTCAGGGCATTTTTCTCAATTCCCACTTTTGCCAGGTGTCACTCAAATCGATTGGGCCATTTTCTATGCTCAAGACATTCTGCATGTTCCTAGCGCATTTCAGGGTATGGAGGTGATTAAATTTCAAGAGCCGATTCTGCCTGATGCAGAAATTGCTCTGCACCTAAAGTGGGATGCCGAAAAACTCAAATTACACTTTGCCTACCATTCTGAGCGCGATGGTCAACTCATCGCGCACTCTTCAGGCAAGGTGCAATTAGCCAACAGCAACCAGAGACTTTAA
- a CDS encoding beta-ketoacyl synthase chain length factor translates to MLNSSYPIKLNIENWYANSAGINSQDAWKKWAVTDRYPDDLECSFHHIPAMMRRRMSEVSKHAVQTASELLNQTQVDYLVFSSRHGELHRSNILIKEILLGQEASPMAFSQTVHNTAAGLTTIATQKAIPLTSISAGENTFHSALIEAYGFLQQNPGAKVLLLDFDETLPEDYQQYEYQTYRAYALGLILTLSEEPIHWSTAADPRNTNTQPQALQFLKQLLLDGETLVRK, encoded by the coding sequence ATGTTAAATTCATCTTATCCAATCAAATTAAATATAGAAAACTGGTATGCAAACTCCGCTGGTATAAATAGCCAAGATGCATGGAAGAAATGGGCAGTGACGGATCGTTATCCAGACGATCTAGAATGCTCATTTCATCATATTCCCGCAATGATGCGACGTAGGATGAGTGAGGTCAGCAAGCATGCCGTTCAAACCGCGAGTGAACTGCTTAACCAAACACAGGTTGATTATTTAGTCTTCTCTAGCCGGCACGGGGAGCTGCACCGCAGCAATATTCTGATCAAGGAGATATTGCTAGGACAGGAAGCATCACCAATGGCATTTTCTCAAACTGTGCACAACACGGCCGCAGGATTAACTACGATTGCAACTCAAAAAGCGATCCCATTAACCTCCATTTCAGCTGGTGAGAATACATTCCACAGCGCACTCATCGAAGCTTACGGCTTTTTACAACAAAATCCGGGCGCAAAAGTGCTACTGCTCGATTTTGATGAAACCCTACCAGAGGATTATCAGCAGTATGAATATCAAACCTATCGTGCTTACGCATTGGGATTAATCCTCACTCTGAGTGAAGAACCTATTCATTGGTCAACAGCGGCAGATCCGAGGAATACAAACACGCAACCACAAGCTCTACAATTTTTAAAACAGCTATTATTAGATGGAGAAACACTCGTTAGAAAATGA
- the rnb gene encoding exoribonuclease II → MFQDNPLLAQLKQKIQETLPKKEGTIKASDKGFGFLEVDSKTSYFVPPPYMKKCMHGDKVVAFIRTENEREVAEPSELIEQSLTRFIGRVKLFKGKLNVAPDHPQLKKMSLKAKTKKGLNEADFQEGDWVVAHLVRHPLKGDDGFFAQISHKITDANDKIAPWWVTLAENDLPNSEPAGIDDWQLKDDADLVREDLTALPFVTIDGESTKDMDDALYAQQLPNGDFALTIAIADPTAYITPEDEMDKVARERGFTIYLPGRNIPMLPRDLADELCSLMENQVRPALCCSVTISKDGVIGDDIRFFSANIKSHARLVYDHVSDWLETGSSEQWQPSEEIAQVVRDLYAFSQARANWRETHAVVFPDRPDYRFELSADNDVVAIHADMRRTANRLVEESMITANICAGKTLQATFGLGVFNTHAGFKAEKMADVVELMAAHGAPNADAETLATVEGFAALRRWLATQETSYLDNRIRKYQSYSEIGNQPLPHFAMGLDVYATWTSPIRKYGDMINHRLLKAHILGKAPVQTPDETVGEELALHRKHHKIAERNVADWLYARTLADEPAKETRFQAEIFDINRPGMRVRLLENGAMAFIPGSLILDNKERIECNGEEGTVLIDKEVVYKLGDVLEIVLSEVNQENRSLVGKPTQVFADLTVETSEATIDKPAEQA, encoded by the coding sequence ATGTTCCAAGACAATCCGCTCCTCGCGCAGCTTAAGCAAAAAATCCAAGAAACCCTGCCTAAAAAAGAAGGCACCATCAAAGCCAGTGACAAAGGTTTTGGTTTCCTCGAAGTCGATAGCAAAACCAGCTACTTTGTTCCGCCACCTTATATGAAGAAGTGTATGCATGGCGACAAAGTCGTGGCTTTCATCCGCACCGAAAATGAACGTGAAGTCGCAGAGCCTTCTGAGCTTATCGAACAATCACTGACTCGTTTCATTGGCCGCGTAAAGCTATTTAAAGGCAAACTGAACGTTGCGCCCGATCATCCACAACTGAAAAAGATGTCGCTGAAGGCAAAAACCAAGAAAGGCCTCAACGAAGCTGACTTCCAAGAAGGTGACTGGGTGGTTGCTCATCTTGTCCGCCACCCTCTTAAAGGTGACGACGGTTTCTTCGCGCAGATCTCACACAAAATCACCGATGCCAATGACAAGATTGCACCTTGGTGGGTGACGTTAGCCGAAAATGATCTGCCTAACAGCGAGCCTGCGGGTATTGACGACTGGCAACTGAAAGATGATGCCGACTTGGTTCGTGAAGATCTGACCGCACTGCCTTTTGTAACGATCGATGGTGAATCAACCAAAGATATGGATGATGCACTGTACGCACAACAATTGCCTAATGGTGACTTTGCGCTGACTATCGCGATTGCCGATCCAACCGCTTACATCACGCCAGAAGATGAGATGGATAAAGTGGCACGCGAGCGTGGCTTTACCATTTATTTGCCGGGTCGCAACATTCCAATGTTGCCGCGTGATCTGGCTGATGAGCTTTGCTCACTGATGGAAAACCAAGTTCGTCCTGCGCTGTGCTGCTCAGTCACTATCAGTAAAGATGGCGTGATTGGCGATGATATTCGCTTCTTCTCAGCCAACATCAAATCACATGCACGTCTGGTTTACGACCATGTTTCTGACTGGTTGGAAACTGGCAGCTCGGAGCAATGGCAACCAAGCGAAGAAATCGCCCAAGTGGTGCGTGATCTGTATGCCTTCTCACAAGCACGCGCTAACTGGCGTGAAACCCATGCCGTGGTGTTCCCAGATCGCCCAGACTACCGTTTTGAACTGAGTGCCGATAACGATGTGGTGGCGATCCATGCGGATATGCGCCGCACCGCCAACCGTTTGGTTGAAGAGTCGATGATCACCGCAAACATCTGTGCAGGTAAAACGCTGCAAGCGACATTCGGTTTAGGTGTATTCAATACCCATGCTGGTTTCAAAGCCGAGAAAATGGCCGATGTGGTGGAATTGATGGCAGCACACGGTGCACCGAATGCCGATGCTGAAACGCTGGCAACGGTGGAAGGCTTTGCTGCTCTGCGCCGCTGGCTAGCAACACAAGAAACCAGCTACCTCGATAACCGTATTCGTAAGTACCAGAGCTATAGTGAGATTGGCAACCAGCCTCTCCCCCACTTCGCGATGGGTCTTGATGTGTATGCAACTTGGACTTCACCGATTCGTAAATACGGCGACATGATTAACCACCGTCTGCTGAAAGCACACATTCTGGGCAAAGCCCCTGTGCAGACGCCGGATGAGACTGTTGGTGAAGAACTTGCACTGCATCGTAAACACCACAAAATTGCCGAACGTAATGTGGCAGATTGGCTCTATGCGCGCACACTGGCCGATGAGCCAGCGAAAGAAACTCGCTTCCAAGCCGAGATCTTTGACATCAACCGTCCGGGCATGCGTGTTCGCTTACTCGAAAACGGCGCAATGGCCTTTATTCCAGGATCTCTGATCCTCGATAACAAAGAGCGCATCGAGTGTAATGGCGAAGAAGGTACGGTATTGATTGATAAAGAAGTGGTGTACAAACTCGGTGATGTGCTGGAAATCGTTCTTTCTGAAGTGAATCAAGAAAACCGCAGTTTAGTGGGTAAGCCAACGCAAGTGTTTGCCGATCTAACAGTAGAGACTTCTGAAGCGACAATCGATAAGCCAGCAGAGCAAGCTTAA
- a CDS encoding HAL/PAL/TAL family ammonia-lyase produces the protein MTTQTLNNITFGQGRLTIEDVSAIAQGAKASLNPSAEFTAKIDRGVAFLEKLLKEEGVIYGVTTGYGDSCTVAIPAQLVEDLPLHLTRFHGCGLGKVLTHEQARAVLATRLCSLAQGVSGVSHELLSQIVTLINYDIAPRIPEEGSVGASGDLTPLSYLAATLIGERDVLYRGEERPTAEVFAELGIEPIKLRPKEGLALMNGTSVMTALACLAYKRAEYLTQLSTKITAMVSVAMQGNDFHFDEALFAVKPHPGQQKVAAWLRSDLQAERPPMNSDRLQDRYSLRCAPHVIGMVQDALPWLRQLIENELNSANDNPIIDGDNERVLHGGHFYGGHIAMAMDTLKTAIANLADLLDRQMAQLMDYKFNNGLPFNLSGAEGSRKPINHGFKAVQIGISAWTAEALKHTMPASVFSRSTECHNQDKVSMGTIAARDCLRVLELTEQVAAASLLAATQAIEIRHRRNELNQQHLSAPLQAMCANVWEEFDFVSEDRPLEKDLRHFIARIQQRHWSLY, from the coding sequence ATGACTACGCAAACCTTAAATAACATTACCTTTGGCCAAGGTCGGCTGACGATTGAAGACGTCAGCGCAATCGCTCAAGGAGCGAAGGCGAGCTTAAACCCATCCGCTGAGTTCACCGCAAAAATTGATCGCGGTGTCGCTTTCTTAGAAAAACTGCTTAAGGAAGAAGGCGTGATATACGGTGTCACCACCGGTTATGGCGACTCTTGTACCGTTGCGATTCCAGCACAATTAGTCGAAGACCTCCCACTCCATCTCACCCGCTTTCACGGATGTGGTCTGGGTAAAGTCTTAACCCATGAGCAGGCGAGAGCCGTATTGGCCACTCGCCTTTGTTCTCTTGCACAAGGTGTTTCGGGTGTTAGCCACGAACTTCTGAGCCAAATCGTGACCTTGATTAACTACGATATTGCACCGCGCATTCCTGAAGAAGGATCGGTCGGCGCAAGTGGTGACCTTACGCCACTCTCCTATCTGGCGGCGACATTAATTGGTGAGCGTGATGTTCTCTACCGAGGTGAAGAAAGACCTACTGCAGAGGTATTTGCTGAGCTAGGCATAGAACCGATAAAGCTGCGCCCAAAAGAAGGTCTTGCCCTGATGAATGGGACATCGGTGATGACAGCACTAGCTTGCCTTGCGTATAAGCGTGCCGAGTATTTAACCCAACTCAGCACCAAGATCACCGCCATGGTTTCAGTGGCGATGCAAGGTAATGACTTCCATTTTGATGAAGCTCTGTTTGCCGTTAAACCACACCCAGGTCAGCAGAAAGTTGCCGCTTGGCTACGCTCTGATTTACAAGCAGAACGCCCCCCCATGAATAGCGACCGCTTACAAGATCGTTACTCGTTGCGCTGCGCTCCTCATGTGATCGGCATGGTGCAAGATGCACTGCCTTGGTTACGTCAGCTGATTGAAAATGAGCTCAACAGCGCTAACGACAACCCAATCATCGATGGTGATAACGAACGTGTTCTGCATGGTGGTCACTTTTACGGCGGCCATATCGCAATGGCCATGGATACACTGAAAACCGCCATCGCTAATTTGGCCGACCTATTAGATCGCCAAATGGCACAGCTCATGGACTACAAATTCAATAACGGCTTGCCATTTAACCTCAGTGGTGCTGAAGGAAGCCGCAAACCTATCAACCACGGCTTCAAAGCGGTACAAATCGGCATCTCAGCTTGGACGGCAGAAGCATTAAAACACACCATGCCTGCAAGCGTATTTTCACGCTCCACCGAGTGCCATAACCAAGACAAAGTTAGCATGGGCACCATTGCCGCTCGCGATTGTTTACGTGTTTTGGAGTTAACCGAACAAGTCGCTGCAGCTTCTCTGTTAGCTGCAACGCAAGCGATTGAAATTCGCCATCGTCGTAATGAGTTAAACCAACAACACTTGAGTGCACCGCTGCAAGCTATGTGTGCCAATGTTTGGGAAGAGTTTGATTTTGTCAGCGAAGATCGTCCATTAGAGAAAGATCTGCGTCACTTCATCGCTCGCATTCAGCAGCGTCACTGGTCACTCTACTAG